In Candidatus Eisenbacteria bacterium, a single window of DNA contains:
- a CDS encoding acyl-CoA dehydrogenase family protein: MSGFLSEQNLMWRERAREVAEKVVRPNAAKYDRLQEYPWDIKEAIAKAGLMGVWISKEYGGGGGGVLDLCICVEELSRACGGVGVLYAVNALGTFPVMVGGTEEQKHRWLTPIAKGEKLISFGLSEKFAGSDAASLRCNATLEGDHYVLNGEKKWNTNGGAADIYTVFCVTDAGSKSRRISALMVEKGMPGFRIGKVEDKMGIRAVPVVEIHFENCRVPAKNLLGESAGMGFKHAMATLDKARPGVAAQAVGLAQGALEYAMVYAGHREQFGAPISSFQMIQAMLADMATKVEAARQLVYTAARAVDSGAPNVSKLSAMCKLFATDVAMEVTTNAVQIFGGYGYMRDYPIEKYMRDAKITQIYEGTNQVQRMVVARSLVKESLSLKHLLDYIPKEVQTGVNDPETLERLKGAEPSTVTAE, encoded by the coding sequence GTGTCCGGATTTCTGAGCGAGCAAAATCTCATGTGGCGGGAGCGGGCCCGCGAGGTCGCGGAGAAGGTCGTGCGGCCGAACGCCGCCAAGTACGACCGGCTCCAGGAATACCCCTGGGACATCAAGGAAGCCATCGCCAAGGCCGGGCTCATGGGGGTCTGGATCTCCAAGGAGTACGGCGGCGGGGGAGGCGGCGTGCTCGACCTCTGCATCTGCGTCGAGGAGCTCTCGCGCGCGTGCGGCGGCGTGGGCGTGCTCTACGCCGTGAACGCGCTCGGCACCTTCCCCGTCATGGTCGGCGGGACGGAAGAGCAGAAGCACCGCTGGCTCACCCCGATCGCCAAGGGCGAGAAGCTCATCTCGTTCGGCCTCTCCGAGAAGTTCGCGGGGAGCGACGCGGCGAGCCTGCGGTGCAACGCGACCCTCGAGGGCGACCACTACGTCCTGAACGGCGAGAAGAAGTGGAACACGAACGGCGGCGCCGCCGACATCTACACCGTGTTCTGCGTGACCGACGCCGGCTCCAAGTCCCGGCGGATCAGCGCGCTCATGGTGGAGAAGGGGATGCCCGGCTTCCGGATCGGCAAGGTCGAGGACAAGATGGGGATCCGCGCCGTCCCGGTCGTGGAGATCCACTTCGAGAATTGCCGCGTCCCCGCGAAGAATCTCCTCGGCGAGTCCGCGGGCATGGGCTTCAAGCACGCCATGGCGACGCTCGACAAGGCGCGTCCCGGCGTGGCGGCCCAGGCCGTCGGCCTGGCGCAGGGCGCGCTCGAGTACGCGATGGTCTACGCGGGCCACCGCGAGCAGTTCGGCGCCCCGATCTCGTCCTTCCAGATGATCCAGGCGATGCTCGCCGACATGGCCACGAAGGTCGAGGCCGCGCGCCAGCTCGTCTACACCGCGGCGCGGGCGGTGGACAGCGGCGCCCCGAACGTCTCGAAGCTCTCCGCCATGTGCAAGCTCTTCGCCACGGACGTCGCCATGGAGGTCACCACGAACGCCGTCCAGATCTTCGGCGGCTACGGCTACATGCGCGACTACCCGATCGAGAAGTACATGCGTGACGCCAAGATCACGCAGATCTACGAGGGGACGAACCAGGTGCAGCGCATGGTCGTGGCGCGCTCGCTCGTGAAGGAGTCCCTCTCGCTCAAGCACCTGCTCGACTACATCCCGAAGGAGGTCCAGACCGGCGTGAACGACCCGGAGACGCTGGAGCGCCTGAAGGGTGCGGAGCCGAGCACGGTCACCGCCGAATAA